A part of Corynebacterium mustelae genomic DNA contains:
- the orn gene encoding oligoribonuclease has translation MNETTPAKNDRLVWVDLEMTGLDIHQHTIVEIAALVTDADLNILGEGVDLVINATDEQLAKMDDYVTEMHRSSGLTNEIKASTISLSEAEDAVLALIEQHCDPEHPAPLAGNSIATDRSFIREQMPRLDAALHYRMVDVSSIKELARRWAPRVYFNQPDKGMSHRALSDIIESIQELDYYRRSLFVPDPGTEECEAAKAEATTRYQQFLQS, from the coding sequence ATGAACGAAACTACCCCAGCTAAAAACGATCGCTTGGTGTGGGTGGACTTGGAAATGACCGGTCTAGATATTCACCAACACACCATTGTGGAGATCGCCGCACTCGTCACAGATGCAGACTTGAATATTCTTGGTGAGGGGGTGGACTTGGTCATCAACGCTACCGATGAGCAACTGGCGAAAATGGATGATTATGTCACTGAAATGCACCGTAGTTCAGGGTTAACCAATGAGATTAAGGCATCGACCATCAGCCTATCTGAGGCCGAAGATGCGGTTTTGGCGTTAATTGAACAACACTGCGACCCGGAGCACCCAGCACCACTGGCCGGAAATTCCATCGCGACCGACCGGTCGTTTATTCGGGAACAGATGCCCCGGTTGGATGCGGCGCTGCACTACCGGATGGTTGATGTTTCCAGCATCAAGGAATTGGCGCGGCGCTGGGCACCTCGGGTGTATTTCAATCAACCAGATAAGGGAATGTCGCATCGGGCGTTATCCGATATCATCGAGTCCATCCAAGAATTGGATTACTATCGCCGTAGCCTATTCGTCCCAGATCCGGGCACCGAGGAGTGCGAGGCAGCTAAAGCCGAAGCAACCACTCGCTACCAGCAGTTTTTGCAATCTTAG
- a CDS encoding L,D-transpeptidase, translating to MGVSHRAVKHVCVSVVSSAALLLGACTITSEVGAEGSVAPSSAPVTSTVAKSMPPEVSVKNGATSINPKDPVTVKSVGEGLKSVEMTNEDGKVIKSKLSKDAMSWTSDEPLGFNRSYSVVATDKNGKTTTTKFQTIAANMLAENSLAPLDGSTVGVGQTIGVRFDTVVGNRKAVEKAIKITTEPKVDGAFYWISSQEVRWRPKDYWKPGTKVTVDADLYGVKVGEGIYGANGNKASFSIGDRVEAVVDDNTKTMTVFKNGDKVKSMPVSLGSGQWPTPNGVYIIGDEYPNLVMDSTSYGLALENGGYRTPVDFATQMSYSGIFVHAAPWSVWAQGNTNVSHGCVNVSTENAGWFQNFVKRGDIVTVKNTVGETLSGYDGLGDWNIDWATWKKGNADDV from the coding sequence GTTTCAGTCGTTTCTAGCGCTGCATTGCTTCTTGGGGCGTGCACGATTACTTCCGAGGTGGGTGCGGAAGGAAGCGTTGCGCCTTCAAGCGCGCCAGTTACCTCAACAGTGGCTAAGTCGATGCCGCCGGAGGTAAGCGTTAAAAATGGCGCAACCAGCATTAATCCAAAAGATCCGGTGACTGTTAAATCTGTTGGTGAGGGTCTGAAATCGGTAGAAATGACTAACGAGGATGGCAAGGTTATCAAATCCAAGCTGTCTAAGGATGCCATGTCGTGGACTAGCGACGAACCTTTAGGTTTTAACCGTTCATATAGTGTGGTGGCCACCGACAAAAATGGTAAAACCACCACAACGAAATTCCAGACCATCGCTGCAAACATGTTGGCAGAAAATTCGTTAGCTCCATTGGATGGTTCCACTGTTGGGGTAGGTCAAACCATCGGTGTCCGCTTTGACACTGTGGTGGGAAACCGGAAAGCAGTGGAAAAGGCCATTAAGATCACAACGGAGCCGAAGGTTGACGGTGCTTTCTACTGGATTTCCAGCCAGGAAGTTCGTTGGCGACCAAAGGATTATTGGAAACCGGGAACCAAGGTTACGGTCGACGCTGACCTGTATGGTGTAAAGGTTGGCGAAGGTATTTATGGCGCTAATGGCAATAAAGCATCGTTTAGCATCGGCGACCGTGTTGAAGCTGTTGTCGATGACAACACTAAAACCATGACCGTGTTTAAAAATGGAGACAAAGTAAAGTCCATGCCGGTTTCCTTAGGTTCAGGTCAGTGGCCTACGCCGAACGGTGTGTATATCATCGGCGATGAGTATCCTAACCTCGTGATGGACTCGACAAGCTACGGCTTAGCCTTGGAAAACGGCGGTTACCGCACTCCGGTGGACTTTGCCACCCAGATGTCGTATTCGGGTATCTTTGTCCACGCAGCCCCTTGGTCCGTGTGGGCTCAGGGAAACACCAATGTGTCGCACGGCTGCGTCAACGTCAGTACGGAGAATGCTGGATGGTTTCAGAACTTCGTTAAACGTGGCGACATTGTCACCGTCAAAAACACCGTCGGTGAGACACTCAGTGGTTATGACGGCTTAGGGGATTGGAACATTGACTGGGCTACCTGGAAGAAAGGCAACGCCGACGACGTTTAA